The DNA window AAAAGTACGAGACGTATTAAAAGAGGTACTTACTCCACAATTGTTACTTGGTGATAAAGAAGATGCAGTTCTGCTTCGAGTAATCGTGGCAGGGAAAAAGGATGGAGCAAGCACCACATATACGTATGAATTGGCAACAAAAAAAGATCCATTTTCTGGAGTTACAGCGATGGCTCGAGCAACAGCTAATACTATTTCAGTAGTTGCACAAATGATTGGAAATGGTGTTATTAGTAGTCGTGGTGTTTTTGCTCCTGAGCTCATCGTCCCTGGAGATCTATATATTAAAGAAATGGCTGCAAGAGGAGTTTTAATAAAAGAAAGTATTAAAATAAAAGAGAATGATGAATTAAAAGAAATTGATATAAAAGAAAGTATTGAAATAAAAGAGAGTGATGAAATAAAAGAAAGTATTGAAATAAGTGAAAGTGATGAACAAAAAGAAATTGAAGAAATAAAAGAAATTGAAAAAATAAAAGAAACTGTAGCAAGAGGTGAGTAAAGATGAATTTTGAATTCTCAGAGGAACAAGTGCTTCTCCGCAAAACAGTTCGGCAGTTTGTAGATAATGAAATTATCCCAAATATTGCTGAATGGGAGCAACAAGGAGCATTTGATCCAGCGATATGGAAACAACTAGCGGATCTTGGATTAATGGGAGTTTGCGTGCCAGAGAAGTATGGCGGAAGTGGCATGGACTACAATTCACTTGCCATTGTATGCGAAGAATTAGAACGGGGAGATACTGCTTTTCGAACGGCAGTTTCCGTTCATACTGGACTAAATTCGATGACATTAATGCAGTGGGCCACAGAAGAGCAGAAGCAAAAATATTTAATTTCTCAAGCAAAAGGAGAAAAAATTGGAGCTTTTGGATTAACCGAACCAGGGGCGGGATCAGACGTTGCTGCGATGTCCACAACAGCAGTACTCGATGACGAAGACTATGTTATTAATGGACAAAAAACATGGATATCTTTATGTGACGCTGCTGATCACTTTATTGTTTTTGCTTATACTGATAAGTCCAAGAAGCATCATGGAATCAGTGCTTTTATCGTGGAGCGGACGTTTGAGGGCTTCTCTTCTAAAGCAATTAAAGGTAAATACGGTATTAAATCAGGAAATACAGGCGAGATATTCTTTGAAAATATGCGAGTACCTAAAGAAAATCTTCTTGGAAAAGAAGGAGATGGCTTTAAAATCGCTATGTCTGCACTAGATAATGGACGGTTTACGGTAGCAGCAGGAGCAGCAGGTCTTTCGCTAGCATGCTTAGAAGCAAGCGTAAAATATTGCCATGAACGAGAAACGTTTGGTAAAGAAATTGGCAAACATCAGTTAGTGCAGCAAATGATTGCGAAAATGGAAGCAGGTCTTCAAATGAGTCGCTTACTCGTTTATCGTGTAGGTGAATTAAAAAATAAAGGCGTTCGCAATACACGAGAAACATCACTTGCGAAGTGGCAAGCATGTGATTTTGCAAACAAAGCTGCAGATGATGCAGTCCAAATTCATGGTGCCTATGGCTATTCAGATGATTATCCAGTGGCAAGATATTTGCGAAATTCTAAAGCACCAGTTATATATGAAGGAACGCGAGAAATTCATACGATTATGCAAGCCGAATATGTACTTGGCTACCGAGTGGATAAAACGCTCTCTCATATGTTACCTAAATGGCCATTTGAAGAGTAATTGAAAAAGGTTTTCTTGAGTAAAGACTCGGGAAAACCTTTTTTATTTGTAAAATGAGCTTTTTTTATTCATGTGAATTTTTTAGCTGTTTCCTGTTAAGATATCAGATCTCTAGTATTGCTAAATAGTTTGTACATATTTTTTCTAATTTTATATAATACCTAGTGAAACCTATTGGATAATTTTGAGTCTAATGGTATAACAATGTAATAGAGAGGGTGTTTTAAATGAAAAAGTGGATTATTTCAATTATTGCGTTATGTCTACTAATTGCGGTGGGTATGTTTTATTCTACGAAACAATCGGTAAATGCGCATAACGTAGTATTGTCTAACCAAGTATTTAATGCAACATTTTCTTCAGCAATAAGTAATGCTGACTGGGAAAAAGGAGATATATATGTAAAGAATCAGCAAGGAAAGAAAATTGATGTAGATTACGAACTATCTGACAATGGAAAGTACATCGAAATTCCGGGATTAAGCGAAGGAACGTATACAATGTTTATGAAAAAAAAGTATGGAATGGGAAAAACGAGAGTTCAATTCAATGTATTTGAAGACATTCAACCAGTGAATTCCAGAGCAGAGTTAACTGCTTATTTTGATTTAGTAAAAAAGGTACAAGGAAATGGGAAGGAAGATTTAGTAACTACAGAAACGGAAGAATCATCCGTTTTAAGTGTAGAAGCTAAAGACTCCTCCAGTTCTCGAGGTGGGGATTATTCTACTACAAATAATCAGGTTGAAGGGGTAGATGAGGCCGATATGGTCAAAACAAACGGTTCTCATATATTCTCTATAAGTGAAAATAATGTGGTAATCGTAAATGTGAAAGATTCAGTAAACATGAAA is part of the Psychrobacillus sp. FSL H8-0483 genome and encodes:
- a CDS encoding acyl-CoA dehydrogenase family protein, which produces MNFEFSEEQVLLRKTVRQFVDNEIIPNIAEWEQQGAFDPAIWKQLADLGLMGVCVPEKYGGSGMDYNSLAIVCEELERGDTAFRTAVSVHTGLNSMTLMQWATEEQKQKYLISQAKGEKIGAFGLTEPGAGSDVAAMSTTAVLDDEDYVINGQKTWISLCDAADHFIVFAYTDKSKKHHGISAFIVERTFEGFSSKAIKGKYGIKSGNTGEIFFENMRVPKENLLGKEGDGFKIAMSALDNGRFTVAAGAAGLSLACLEASVKYCHERETFGKEIGKHQLVQQMIAKMEAGLQMSRLLVYRVGELKNKGVRNTRETSLAKWQACDFANKAADDAVQIHGAYGYSDDYPVARYLRNSKAPVIYEGTREIHTIMQAEYVLGYRVDKTLSHMLPKWPFEE